CTTAGCACCAAATTCTTTAGTGATAACATCAGCAGATAGATCAGATATTTTGGTTACGGTGTGTTTGGCTGCTAAAAATGGCTTAAAGATAGCAGGAGTTATTTTAACAGCAGAAGAATACTTAGATGAGAAGGTAAAGCAGCTATGTTTAGATACAGCCAAAGAAGCTGGTTTAGTGATACTAACAACCAAAAACAGAAGTGTAAATACAATCCTTAAGTTAGCTAATATTGATTTTATGGGTATACCGGATGATGATAAAGAGCGTATCCAAATGGTTAAAGAAGCTATAGTAAGCTCACTGGATAAAGAAAAGATTTTGCAAGCTATTAAACAAGATGTTCCAAAGCAGCAAGTGATGTCGCCACCAGCATTTAGGTACCATCTACTAAAAATGGCAAGACAAGCGAGAAAACGAATTATCCTACCTGAAAGTTATGAACCTAGAACTTTGCTAGCAGCTAAAAACTGCTATGAGCAGGGTATAGCAGATTGTGTACTTATTGGTGATAAAGCAAAAATTAATAAAGTTGCGAAGTTAAATGGTTTTAGCTTACCTAAAGATATAGAAATTATCCAATTAGATGAAACTCAGAAATTAAAGTATTTAAATACGCTAATGAATCTTAGGAAACATAAAGGATTATCCGAAAATTTAGCCAAAGATGCTTTAAAAGACCCCATAATAGTAGCTACTCTTATGCTATATCTTGGAGAAGTTGATGGATTAGTTTCAGGAGCAGAGCATACAACAGCAGATGTGCTAAGACCGGCTTTACAACTTATAAAAACTAAGCCTAACACGTCTTTGGTTTCATCAGTATTTTTTATGTGCATGCCTGATGAAGTTATAGTTTTTGCAGATTGTGCAGTTAACCAAGACGCTACAGCAGAGCAGTTGGTAGATATAGCGATTCAAAGTGCAGAATCTGCTAAAAAGTTTAGTATAGAGCCTCGTGTTGCGATGATTAGCTATAGTACAGGTACTTCTGGTTCTGGTGCTCAAGTAGAGAAAGTACGCCTGGCGACAGAACTTTTAAGGCAAAAGGTACCAGAATTATTGGTAGACGGACCATTACAATATGATGCTGCAATGATAGAGAGTGTAGCAAAGAAAAAAGCTCCTGACAGCCCTGTTGCAGGTAAAGCTACGGTGCTTATCTTTCCTGATTTAAACACTGGTAATACCGTCTATAAAGCAGTTCAAAGAAGTGCTAATGTTTTAAGTATTGGCCCTGTACTGCAAGGCATTAATAAACCTGTAAATGACCTTTCTAGAGGGGCAACCGTTGATGATATAACTTACACAATAGCAATTACTGCTATACAAGCAATATAAAAAATTTTATAGGAAAAAACTATGCTAGATAATAAATTATTAACTAGAGTTATAAACAGATATTCCTTTCATGGAATAAATAGTTTTGAAGTAATAAACCCAGCTACAGATGAGCTTATTTGTAAGCTTGAGGCAAAAGATACTGAATATATTCAAAAAAGCATAAATTCATCAAAACAAGCTCAAAATAGCTCTAGACAGCAGTTAGCTACAGAAAGATCAAAACTTTTAAGCAGATGGTATGACTTAATTGTTAAAAACGCTGATGAATTGGCTCAGATCATTACTTTAGAAAGTGGCAAACCTTTAACTGAAGCAAAATCTGAAATACTATATGGAGCTAATTTTATTCAATGGTATGCTGAAAAAGCTAAAAGAATAGATAGTCGTATATTTGAACCTAATTTTGGAAATGTAGAGGGCCGGGTAGACTATCAACCAGTAGGAGTAGTTGCAGCTATTACACCATGGAATTTTCCTATTGCTATGGTCACACGAAAAGTAGCTCCAGCTATTGCTGCAGGCTGCAGTGTGATACTTAAGCCCTCTGCGCTTACACCTTTAACTGCATTTGCTGTAAGAGAGTTACTTATTGACACAAGTGCTGATGAAAATCTGCTGCAGGTAATCTGTGGAGATTCAAGTATCATTGGAAAAGAGTTTCAACATAGTAGTATCATCAGAAAAATAACCTTCACAGGTTCGACAAAAGTTGGTAAGTTACTTATGCAACAAGCTGCTGAGACTGTCAAGAAAGTATCTCTAGAACTTGGAGGTAATGCTCCATTTATAGTATTTGAAAGCGCAAATCTTGAGAAAGCTGTTGAAGGACTTATTGCTGCAAAAATCAGAAATGCTGGCCAGGTGTGTGTAGCACCAAATAGAGTCTTTGTACAGAAAAATATCAAAGCTGAATTTATGTCTAAGCTTAAAAAAGCAATAGCTAAGCTAAAGCAAGGTAATGGCTTAGATAATGATGTGCAAATTGGACCTTTAATTAATGAATCCGCTGTAGAAAAAGTACAAGTTCATATAGCTGATGCTGTATCAAAAGGTGCAAAAATAGTTTATGGTGGGCAAATTAACCCTAAACTAGGTGGAAAGTTTTTTGAGCCAACTATATTAGACAATATGACTGACCAAATGGTGGCTAGCTGTGAGGAGACTTTTGGGCCAGTTATAACTATATTTGATTTTGATACTGAAAAAGAAGTGTTAGAAAAAGCAAACAATACAAACTATGGTTTAGCAAGTTACTTCTTCAGTAACGATATAAATCAAATAAGAAGAGTTAGGATCGCGTTAGAATATGGTATGATTGGTATAAATACTGGATTGATATCAAACGAAAAAGCACCTTTTGGAGGTATTAAAGAGTCTGGATTAGGTAGAGAAGGCTCAGATGAAGGCATTTATGAGTTTTTGGAGGCTAAATATTCTATGCAAAGTTTTGCGTGAGCAGCGAGCCTTTCTATGTAATTGTGTAAATTCAAAATAGCCTACCAATACTGTCTTGATTTTTATAAACAGTTTTAAAATATATCCATAAGTCAGCAGGTAACTTTTTAGACAGTTCAAAAGTGTATCTAATAGCTTTGCTAGAATATAGCTCTTTAGCTTCTATACACTTTAGTATATCTCCTAAATAGTAATAGCCGTCATTTTTCTCCACCCTAGCAAATACATAGCTTGTAACGCTATTCTCTGCTAAGGCTTTTTCTTGCTTATCTTCTAGAGTTTTGTTCTTTTTAGAGTAAAATGTAAAGACTGAATCTGAAAGAAACTTATTATCATATTGGCTAAATTTTTTATTCTCATCAAAAGTCATAAACAACAAAGCCTTATTATCAAAAAATCTATAACCAGCTAAATTAACTCCACCGTTTGTATAATCTTGATTAAGTAAGTGAGCAATATCTTTTTTAGAATATTTAGCATACAGAGATAAACCATTGAGTTTATTTTTATGATATTTTTGCTGATAAATAAGTTTATTATAAATCAGTAAATCTTGTATGTGCCACTGTAAGAAACTGTTACCAATTATAGTGCTATAAGGTAAAAGAGAGATCTGTTTATCTTCTAGCTTTATTAAAGGTGTATACTCTTGCCTACCAGCGTTAACTGTAAATATTTTTAGAGATAAGTGCTGTAATGCACTAACAAAGCTTTCTATATTAAAATTCTCTATTTCTTGAGCTACTAATCTTTCCAAGTTTTTAACTTCCATGCACGGTTGCTTTAGAAGTTTTTCCAAAATTAAAATTTCGTGCAACCTTTTTGCAGGAGTAAACTCCTTTGAGATAAACTTTAAAATTCTGTACTCTTGCTCATTTAAATTTGGTATATCCTCTTTGAAGGTTTTAAGAATGTCATAATAAGTATCCTTTGCTGATAAAATAACCTCTGGAGCAATAAAATTATGTGTTTCAAAGTCAACTAACATAGGTATTCTACCTAACTCTTTCTTCAACTGAACATAATCTCTTTTTATATTCTTTAACTGAGAAAAATTAGTTTTTTGGATATTTCTATAAATTAGTTCTTTAGCAATATTAGTGAAAGTTATCGTACTTTTACCGCTAATATAATTATTTGGTGAAACAACAAACTTTTTAAGTTGATCTTTGTCATAGCTGTTATCTTGGCTTAGGGCTATAGGTACCAAGAAATTATTTTCATAATTAGCAATAAAATCTAGGACTACAACAAATTTTTTATTTTCGAATTTTCTAAGTCCTCTACCTAGTTGTTGAATATAAACAATACTACTTTGGGTTGGGCGTAGTAAGATAACCTGGTTAACGCAAGGAATATCAATTCCTTCATTAAAGATATCCACTGTTACGATCACTTCTAAACTATAACTTTCAAATTTTGATATAGCTAAATCCCTTGTATACTCTGAATCTTGGCTTGTTAAGGCTTGTGACTTTATACCTCTTTGATTAAGTTTAGTTGCTAGCTCCTTTGCTTCATTAACGTTACTAACAAACATTAAAGCTGATCTATGCTGACCACTAAACCCATAAAAGTTCATTTTTTCCACAATATGATTTATACGAAAATCACTTGTTAATTTAGCAAAATCTTTGGTTAATACCTTTTCAGACTCAAGGTAAAAATCCTCAATAGCAAAATAATGAAAAGGACAAAGTAGGTCTTGTTCTAAAGCTTGATGTAGTCTAATCTCATAAGCAATATTATAATCAAATAGCTTAAATATATCGCCAGTATCTGTACGCTCTGGCGTTGCTGTCATTCCTAAAAGGAACTTTGGTTTAAAGTAGTCAAGAATTTTCTTATAACTATTAGCTTCTGCATGGTGAACTTCATCGATGATTATGTAATCAAATTCATCAACCTGAAAACTGCTAAAAACTTTTGGATTCTTTAAGGTTTGGATTGTCGCAAACAAATAATCAGCTTGAGATTTACTACTTCCTGTATAAAGCCCTAATTCCTTATCTTTAATAATTTTTGTAAAGGTGTCTTTTGCTTTACTGGCAATGTTAGTTCGATGCACAATAAATAAACATCGTTTTGGTTTAACCAAAGCAACGTCAAATGCACTTAAAAAAGTTTTTCCTGTACCGGTTGCACTGATTATCAAAGCTTTATCTATATTACTCAACCTTAGAGACTTTAGGTTTTCTAGTGCTTGGATTTGAATAGCATTTGGTGAGATAGATTTAACTTTTTCTAAACTACCAAAAGGGGTAAATCTTTCCGTATTTTGATAATTTATGCGGTAATCATCAAGTATAGCCGAAGCTTCTTTAGCTCTATCAAAAAGCTTATTAAATTCTGCTAAAATTTGTCTGACTATACTATCTTGACAATTAGCACGAAATAATAGATTCCATTCACTATTAACTGTAAGGGCGGATTGTGTCAAATTTGCGCTACCCATCATAATGTGCCAGTTATCTACCTTACGAAAGAAAAAGCCTTTTGCATGAAAATTTTCCGAATCAAGTATTTTTAGCTCTATATTGTCAAATTCTAGCAATCTCTCTATAGCTTTAGGCTCAGTAAAATTTAGGTAACATCCAGTTAGAATTTTGCCCTTTACACCTTTAAGCTTAAGTTGGCGTAACGATTCTAGTATACAAATAACTCCGCTAAGAGTGATAAAAGCTACACTTATAATAAATTCTTCACATTCATCAAACTGGTTAATAATTTCTATAATAACTTTTGAATCTTGAGAGTTGGTAATAAATTTATTTGTGTGTTTTTGCATATTTAAATTTTAACAGGGATACTAGAGTCAAGGTTAGAAGTACTACTGTTACCTTTTACACCTTTTCCCCAGCAGTAAATTTCGTTTGTATCTTTAGTTACACCACAAGTGTATGTTGTTGCCATAATCAAATGGCTAAACTGTTTATCTGTCTTAACTTTTTGTGGGGTCTTAAAAATCCCTTTTTCACCATTACCAACCTCTCCAAAAGTACCATCTCCCCAACAATAAGCGTGATTATCTTTATCTAAAGCACACGCATAGTGAGCCTTTGTGTATATTCTTTTAAATTTAACATCAGTAGTAATTTTTAATGGCATGTTAATATTTTCTTTCTTGGTTTTACGCCCTAATTGCCCTCTATCATTATGCCCCCAACAATATAAGTCATCACCATCATCTAATGCACAATTAAAGTCCGCCCCTCTACTAATCTCTTTTATTTTTAAATCTTTGATATCAACTGAGACGTTAGTTACTTTTTTATTACTTTTTTTTGACTTACTAGTGTCTTTTAATTTATATTTCCAACATCTAAGGTCTCCGGAAGCATCGTACTCGCAATTATATTCCTTGGCATTTTCAATATCATAATTTTCACCATATTTTTTTAGCTTACTATCATCACGATAATCATCTTCTTTAGTTGCAAAATTGTTTTCCGTTTGAGGATTATAATTATCAAAGAAAGTTTGTGAAAAAGTATCTGTTGCAAAAACTGGATAGAAAACATATAAGAATATAACTAAAAGTATCGTTTTTTTCATATTAAAAAATTCATTTAAAAACTGCTAATAACAATCTTAAGCAAAGTTATAGCAAAATGCTAGAGGATTAGAGTTTATAAAAATAACTTCTGTTCCCAATAACGTAGAAAATTAAAAAACTTCTCTTCTTTAGAGTAATTTTGTCTATCAACATATGGTTTAGTAATTAATATAGGGTAGCTTCCAGCAATTATACAAGCCAAACAACCTGTAAGTAATCTATCGTCAACTAAAGCTATTTCTTTTGCATCACAGTTTAATAAACTTTGTATTTTTAAAAGACCTTCAGGATAAGGTTTTTTTGCAACGTTTGATACAAACCTGATTTGTGGATAATTTTTTCTAAAATACTCTAATCTTTGGTTGGTTGGTTTATTTGAAAGAATAAAAACCTTTTCTTCTCCAAACTTTAGAGCAAAATTGTCCAACCATGTTTTTACCTCTGGACATATTTCTGGTTTACCATGACTAGCTAACACGCCATCGAAATCTAAAGCCAAGTATTTTATTCCTTTTTGCTTTAAAAATGCAGGTTCAAGCTGTATAACACTTTCTAGAGCGTGTTCTTTTTTGATATTCTTTAGCTCTTTTTTGTGTTTTAACATCTTGTTAAAAGTGTATATAGATCTTTTAAACATACTAATCTTCCGAATCTTTTTTTAACTGTAATGCTTTTTCATAGACTTCATTTTTTTTCAAATCTAAAATTTTAGTTGTTATTTTGACGGCCTTTTTAAGAGGAAGCTCTAACAATAATTCTTTCAAAAGAGTTTCCTGATCAATACTAGAATCTACTGTTAGCTGATCATTCTTATTACAATCTAAAAGAATAACGAACTCTCCTTTTAGCCTATTAGGATTATCCACAAAGTATTTTTTTATTTCACAAGCTTTTCCACTTATAAGCTGCTCAAACTGCTTCGTTAACTCTTTTGCGACAACTATATTACACGTTGATAAAATCTCACTAATGTCATCCAATAGATACTCTATCCTATGGACAGATTCATAAATTATTACTGTTGAGTTTAGTTTGACGAAGCTCTCTAACTCTTGTTGTCTTTTATTTTTTTTAGAGGATAAAAAGCCTTTAAAAGTAAAACTATCTGATGGCAACCCTGCTACTGATAAGGCTGTAATTACAGCACTAACTCCAGGAACAGGCACTATTGTATAACCATTTTTACGTAAGGTAACTACGATTTTAT
Above is a window of Allofrancisella inopinata DNA encoding:
- the pta gene encoding phosphate acetyltransferase, giving the protein MKTSIFMLPTSKYTGLRILTKSLEYALQEEGLKVATFHPIFDIGMTIEKIEKYLLNGRIKDYVEILLSRFYDKCQEYDFIIVYGLFRQGNDTHKLYPLNSVISELNTELIKALSAKVIVVSYHGNKSLDDINGELDYAYRNLPQRVKTLGAIITKLNAPYDDDGHMSFSLAEEDTSTIRRNNVSFEEIRKLPVFKENKLPLLGVIEWDKEKAYPRIIDIKNSLKLNAITSNNLDARVHKVTMCSRRIENFIRDLAPNSLVITSADRSDILVTVCLAAKNGLKIAGVILTAEEYLDEKVKQLCLDTAKEAGLVILTTKNRSVNTILKLANIDFMGIPDDDKERIQMVKEAIVSSLDKEKILQAIKQDVPKQQVMSPPAFRYHLLKMARQARKRIILPESYEPRTLLAAKNCYEQGIADCVLIGDKAKINKVAKLNGFSLPKDIEIIQLDETQKLKYLNTLMNLRKHKGLSENLAKDALKDPIIVATLMLYLGEVDGLVSGAEHTTADVLRPALQLIKTKPNTSLVSSVFFMCMPDEVIVFADCAVNQDATAEQLVDIAIQSAESAKKFSIEPRVAMISYSTGTSGSGAQVEKVRLATELLRQKVPELLVDGPLQYDAAMIESVAKKKAPDSPVAGKATVLIFPDLNTGNTVYKAVQRSANVLSIGPVLQGINKPVNDLSRGATVDDITYTIAITAIQAI
- a CDS encoding NAD-dependent succinate-semialdehyde dehydrogenase, which produces MLDNKLLTRVINRYSFHGINSFEVINPATDELICKLEAKDTEYIQKSINSSKQAQNSSRQQLATERSKLLSRWYDLIVKNADELAQIITLESGKPLTEAKSEILYGANFIQWYAEKAKRIDSRIFEPNFGNVEGRVDYQPVGVVAAITPWNFPIAMVTRKVAPAIAAGCSVILKPSALTPLTAFAVRELLIDTSADENLLQVICGDSSIIGKEFQHSSIIRKITFTGSTKVGKLLMQQAAETVKKVSLELGGNAPFIVFESANLEKAVEGLIAAKIRNAGQVCVAPNRVFVQKNIKAEFMSKLKKAIAKLKQGNGLDNDVQIGPLINESAVEKVQVHIADAVSKGAKIVYGGQINPKLGGKFFEPTILDNMTDQMVASCEETFGPVITIFDFDTEKEVLEKANNTNYGLASYFFSNDINQIRRVRIALEYGMIGINTGLISNEKAPFGGIKESGLGREGSDEGIYEFLEAKYSMQSFA
- a CDS encoding DUF3427 domain-containing protein, with translation MQKHTNKFITNSQDSKVIIEIINQFDECEEFIISVAFITLSGVICILESLRQLKLKGVKGKILTGCYLNFTEPKAIERLLEFDNIELKILDSENFHAKGFFFRKVDNWHIMMGSANLTQSALTVNSEWNLLFRANCQDSIVRQILAEFNKLFDRAKEASAILDDYRINYQNTERFTPFGSLEKVKSISPNAIQIQALENLKSLRLSNIDKALIISATGTGKTFLSAFDVALVKPKRCLFIVHRTNIASKAKDTFTKIIKDKELGLYTGSSKSQADYLFATIQTLKNPKVFSSFQVDEFDYIIIDEVHHAEANSYKKILDYFKPKFLLGMTATPERTDTGDIFKLFDYNIAYEIRLHQALEQDLLCPFHYFAIEDFYLESEKVLTKDFAKLTSDFRINHIVEKMNFYGFSGQHRSALMFVSNVNEAKELATKLNQRGIKSQALTSQDSEYTRDLAISKFESYSLEVIVTVDIFNEGIDIPCVNQVILLRPTQSSIVYIQQLGRGLRKFENKKFVVVLDFIANYENNFLVPIALSQDNSYDKDQLKKFVVSPNNYISGKSTITFTNIAKELIYRNIQKTNFSQLKNIKRDYVQLKKELGRIPMLVDFETHNFIAPEVILSAKDTYYDILKTFKEDIPNLNEQEYRILKFISKEFTPAKRLHEILILEKLLKQPCMEVKNLERLVAQEIENFNIESFVSALQHLSLKIFTVNAGRQEYTPLIKLEDKQISLLPYSTIIGNSFLQWHIQDLLIYNKLIYQQKYHKNKLNGLSLYAKYSKKDIAHLLNQDYTNGGVNLAGYRFFDNKALLFMTFDENKKFSQYDNKFLSDSVFTFYSKKNKTLEDKQEKALAENSVTSYVFARVEKNDGYYYLGDILKCIEAKELYSSKAIRYTFELSKKLPADLWIYFKTVYKNQDSIGRLF
- a CDS encoding RCC1 domain-containing protein is translated as MKKTILLVIFLYVFYPVFATDTFSQTFFDNYNPQTENNFATKEDDYRDDSKLKKYGENYDIENAKEYNCEYDASGDLRCWKYKLKDTSKSKKSNKKVTNVSVDIKDLKIKEISRGADFNCALDDGDDLYCWGHNDRGQLGRKTKKENINMPLKITTDVKFKRIYTKAHYACALDKDNHAYCWGDGTFGEVGNGEKGIFKTPQKVKTDKQFSHLIMATTYTCGVTKDTNEIYCWGKGVKGNSSTSNLDSSIPVKI
- a CDS encoding YqeG family HAD IIIA-type phosphatase produces the protein MFKRSIYTFNKMLKHKKELKNIKKEHALESVIQLEPAFLKQKGIKYLALDFDGVLASHGKPEICPEVKTWLDNFALKFGEEKVFILSNKPTNQRLEYFRKNYPQIRFVSNVAKKPYPEGLLKIQSLLNCDAKEIALVDDRLLTGCLACIIAGSYPILITKPYVDRQNYSKEEKFFNFLRYWEQKLFL
- the rsmI gene encoding 16S rRNA (cytidine(1402)-2'-O)-methyltransferase, yielding MSNLEKGVLYVVATPIGNLHDITLRAIEVLKIAEIILAEDTRVTSKLLSNLNIKNQQKLISCHDFNEEQRIEQVKQLLDDNKNIALVSDAGTPLISDPGYKIVVTLRKNGYTIVPVPGVSAVITALSVAGLPSDSFTFKGFLSSKKNKRQQELESFVKLNSTVIIYESVHRIEYLLDDISEILSTCNIVVAKELTKQFEQLISGKACEIKKYFVDNPNRLKGEFVILLDCNKNDQLTVDSSIDQETLLKELLLELPLKKAVKITTKILDLKKNEVYEKALQLKKDSED